TGCTGCGGCGGGCGCTGGCCAACCCGGCGGCGCCGTCGGTGATCTGGCTGCACGGCAGCTCGTGCACGGGCTGTTCGGTCTCGTTCCTCAACCGCATCTCGAACGTGCCCGGCGAGCCCGCGACGGTCGCGGACGTGCTGACCGGCGCGGTGAACCTGGTGTTCCACGCGACGCTGATGGCCTCGGCGGGCGATTCGGCCATCGCGGAACTGAACCGCGCGTACCACGCGGGCGGCTACGTGCTGGTTTGCGAGGGCGGCGTGCCGACGGCGTTCAACGGCGCGCCGTGCATCGTCTACAGCTACGACGGGCGCGAGGTGACGTACATGGAGGCGGTGCAGCGGTTCGCCGCGCGGGCGGCGTTCCTCGTCAGCGTCGGCACCTGCGCCTCGTTCGGCGGCATCCCGGCCTCCGGCAGCAATCCGACGGGCGTGGTGAGCGTGCAGCAGCTGACCGGGCGGCCGGTCGTCAACATCTCGGGCTGCCCGGCGAACCCGGACTGGGTGGTGTGGGCGATCGTGCAGATCCTGCTCGGGCGGTCGATCGAGCTGGACGATAACGGGCGGCCGGTGGAGCTCTACCGGAAGACCCTGGCCGGCGGGGCGGCGCCGGCGCTGATTCACGACAAGTGCCCGCGGAACAAGTACGTGAACCCGTCGGCGCCCGCGGAGGCCACGAGTTTCGAGGATTGCGACGGGCGCTGCCTGATCCAGCTGGGCTGCCGCGGCCCGACGACGAAGTCGCGCTGCGAGGCCTGCTGGAACGGGATCGCGGGGCAGGGGCGCTGGTGCATCGGCGTCAACGCGCCCTGCCACGGGTGCGTGGAGCCGACGTTCCCGGGGCCGGAGTCGTTTTTCGAGCCGTATGCCTGACGGCCTTCCGGCGGGAAGCGAGAAAGGGAGATACAACATGCCGGTGATTTCGGCGGCGATAGACCCGGTGACCCGGATCGAGGGGCACCTGAAGGTGGACGTGGACGTGGACACGGTGGGCGGCGTCCAGCAGGTGGTGGACGTCCGGACCATCGGCACGCTCTTCCGCGGGTTCGAGAAGGTCCTGGAAAACCGCGACCCGCGCGACGCCCCGAACATCACGTCGCGCATCTGCGGCGTCTGCCCGACCTCGCACGCGATGGCCGCCGTGCTGGCGCTGGACCAGGCGCTCGGGGTCACCCCGCCGACGCCCGCCCGCATCCTGCGGAACCTCGTGCACGGGGCCTGCTACATCGAGTCGGACATCCTGCACTTCTACCTGCTCTGCCTCCCGGATTTCGTCCGCGGCCCGGGCATGGCCCCGTGGCAGCCGGGCTGGGACGTTGGCGGCCGCCTGGACAAGGCGACGGCGGATTTCTTCCTCGGCCACTACCTGCAGGCGATCACGTTCCGCCGGAAGGCCCACGAGATGGGCGCGATCTTCGGCGGCAAGCTGCCGCACACCCCGTCCTACATCGCGGGCGGGTTCACGGCCGTGGCCCGGCCCGCCGAAGTCGCGCAGTTCGGGGCCCTCCTGGACGAGCTCCTGGTGTTCATCCGCGACGTGTACCTGCCGGACGCGGACCGGCTGGCGTCGCTGTTCCCCGAGTACTTCGCCATCGGCCGCGGCTACGGCCACCTGCTGTCGTACGGCGTGTTCGAACTCAATGACGCGGGAACGACGAAACTCCTCCACGCCGGCCGGGCGCTGGACGGCTCGACCTCCACGCTCGCGTTCGACCCGGCGGCGATCTCGGAGCACGTGACGTACTCGTGGTACGAGAACGCCGACAACGACCTCCATCCCTCGGTCGCCGACACCGCGCCGCGGCATCCGAAGGGCGACGCGTACAGCTGGCTCAAGGCCCCGCGCTACGGCGGGACGCCGTACGAGTGCGGACCCCTGGCCCGGATGTGGATGAGCGGCGAGTACACCAACGGGGTGTCGGTGATGGACCGGCACCGGGCGCGGGCGCGCGAGGCGCTGAAGATCGCGCTGGCGATGAAGGACTGGCTGGCCGAGTTGCCGACCGGCGAGAGCAGCTACGCGCCGTGCGCGGTGCCGGCGTCGGGGGCGGGCGTGGGGCTGACCGAGGCCCCGCGGGGCGCGCTCGGGCACTGGCTCGGCATCGGCGGCGGGAAGATCAACCATTACCAGGTCATCACGCCGACCTGCTGGACCATCTCGCCCCGCGACACGGCGGGCCAGTTGGGCCCGCTGGAGAAGGCGCTGATGGGCGTGCCCGTGGCCAACGCGGAGAAACCCATCGAGGTGCTGCGCGTGATTCATTCGGTGGACCCGTGCCTGGACTGCGCGACGCATGTCATGAGGGTTCGCGACCGGAAGATCGTGTGCCGAACCGGCGCCGGCCTGGCGTAACGATGAATAACGACGTGGTCATTCTCGGGGTCGGCAACGTCCTGCAATCCGACGATGGCGCCGGGGTGCGGGCGCTGCGGGCGCTGCAGGCCGACCCGCCGCCGGGCGCGCTCCTCGTGGAGATCGGCGTGGCGATCCTCGA
This window of the Kiritimatiellia bacterium genome carries:
- a CDS encoding nickel-dependent hydrogenase large subunit — translated: MISAAIDPVTRIEGHLKVDVDVDTVGGVQQVVDVRTIGTLFRGFEKVLENRDPRDAPNITSRICGVCPTSHAMAAVLALDQALGVTPPTPARILRNLVHGACYIESDILHFYLLCLPDFVRGPGMAPWQPGWDVGGRLDKATADFFLGHYLQAITFRRKAHEMGAIFGGKLPHTPSYIAGGFTAVARPAEVAQFGALLDELLVFIRDVYLPDADRLASLFPEYFAIGRGYGHLLSYGVFELNDAGTTKLLHAGRALDGSTSTLAFDPAAISEHVTYSWYENADNDLHPSVADTAPRHPKGDAYSWLKAPRYGGTPYECGPLARMWMSGEYTNGVSVMDRHRARAREALKIALAMKDWLAELPTGESSYAPCAVPASGAGVGLTEAPRGALGHWLGIGGGKINHYQVITPTCWTISPRDTAGQLGPLEKALMGVPVANAEKPIEVLRVIHSVDPCLDCATHVMRVRDRKIVCRTGAGLA
- a CDS encoding hydrogenase small subunit, which gives rise to MDITRRSFLKYCGLSAAAIGLDPFDLGLLRRALANPAAPSVIWLHGSSCTGCSVSFLNRISNVPGEPATVADVLTGAVNLVFHATLMASAGDSAIAELNRAYHAGGYVLVCEGGVPTAFNGAPCIVYSYDGREVTYMEAVQRFAARAAFLVSVGTCASFGGIPASGSNPTGVVSVQQLTGRPVVNISGCPANPDWVVWAIVQILLGRSIELDDNGRPVELYRKTLAGGAAPALIHDKCPRNKYVNPSAPAEATSFEDCDGRCLIQLGCRGPTTKSRCEACWNGIAGQGRWCIGVNAPCHGCVEPTFPGPESFFEPYA